Proteins co-encoded in one Haloarcula pelagica genomic window:
- a CDS encoding aryl-sulfate sulfotransferase, whose protein sequence is MAVSAVTADGEQATTLQRGTVTAPANGTTVVSTQGYTFRGNTNPKKPARLVAVDERARHEWTYTSRQGTDAWFFDVDPLPNGNLLVVSPREGKTLVYELDPATKEREWEQLLPYEDTHDIDMLNDTALAISHMRGWNESRGVSTDELLVYNLTTERVTWRWRYRNHYPDSTDGGQDRDWTHSNDIDPVGDDQFLASPRNFDQVILVNRTTKEIDLRLGEDDNYEILNEQHNPDFLRGEDGTPTILVADSHNDRVVEYAYTDGTWTRTWEVGTGQLNWPRDADRLPNGNTLITDTLNHRVIEVTPTGEVVWEYYATWGPYDAERVAHGDGSTGPTIREQNATGSYELTGSAGLRAGENATASVDTFIEATFAGTPLAGAAEGVGALWGHYTPWLRPVWMSGWDLFYALLAALVLLGWTVAEGVSVGRRRLGR, encoded by the coding sequence ATGGCCGTCAGCGCCGTGACTGCCGACGGCGAGCAGGCGACGACCCTCCAGCGCGGAACCGTCACTGCGCCGGCCAACGGCACCACCGTCGTCAGCACGCAGGGCTACACTTTCCGCGGGAACACGAACCCGAAGAAGCCCGCTCGGCTGGTCGCCGTCGACGAACGCGCCCGCCACGAGTGGACCTACACGAGCAGACAGGGGACCGACGCGTGGTTCTTCGATGTCGACCCGCTCCCGAACGGGAACCTGCTCGTCGTCTCGCCGCGTGAGGGCAAGACCCTCGTGTACGAACTCGACCCGGCGACCAAAGAGCGAGAATGGGAGCAGTTGCTCCCGTACGAGGACACCCACGACATCGACATGCTGAACGACACCGCGCTGGCGATCTCGCACATGCGCGGGTGGAACGAGAGTCGCGGCGTCTCGACCGACGAGCTACTCGTCTACAACCTGACGACCGAGCGCGTGACCTGGCGGTGGCGCTACCGCAACCACTACCCGGACAGCACCGACGGCGGGCAAGACCGGGACTGGACACACAGCAACGACATCGACCCCGTCGGTGACGACCAGTTCCTGGCCTCGCCGCGGAACTTCGATCAGGTCATCCTCGTCAACCGGACGACCAAGGAGATCGACCTCCGTCTGGGCGAGGACGACAACTACGAGATCCTCAACGAGCAACACAACCCCGACTTCCTGCGCGGCGAGGACGGCACGCCGACGATCCTGGTCGCCGACAGCCACAACGACCGCGTCGTCGAGTACGCCTACACGGACGGGACCTGGACCCGGACCTGGGAGGTCGGGACCGGCCAGCTGAACTGGCCCCGTGACGCCGACCGGCTCCCCAACGGCAACACACTCATCACGGACACGCTGAACCACCGCGTCATCGAGGTGACGCCGACCGGCGAGGTCGTCTGGGAGTACTACGCCACCTGGGGGCCATACGACGCCGAACGGGTCGCTCACGGTGACGGCTCGACGGGACCGACGATCCGCGAACAGAACGCGACCGGGAGCTACGAACTCACGGGCAGTGCGGGTCTGAGGGCCGGCGAGAACGCCACCGCGTCGGTCGATACGTTCATCGAGGCGACGTTCGCGGGGACGCCGCTGGCGGGCGCGGCCGAGGGCGTCGGCGCGCTCTGGGGCCACTACACCCCCTGGCTGCGCCCGGTCTGGATGAGCGGCTGGGACCTCTTCTACGCGTTGCTGGCCGCGCTCGTCCTGCTCGGCTGGACAGTCGCCGAAGGCGTCAGCGTCGGCCGACGGCGGCTGGGGCGGTAG
- a CDS encoding PAS domain-containing sensor histidine kinase, translating into MTDGSPVQADYADPGTILDRMGDGFLALDDSWCLTYANAKGQAILRKSVADDIDDIEGMNLWDSVPDSRESVFFEKFTESMVTQEPVTFETYYALVDAWFEVRVFPSDSGLSVYFRDISAYKELAQERQDSLYALQQLYSISSDGSTDFDTKTNDLLALGCEFLDLPNGFVTRIEQGEQYIVHSAATHPEVQEGSSCPLDEAYCKRTIELDELMTVVNASDEGWNDDPAYDRFEFETYIGGRLTVDGELYGTLCFADTRAHDEGFTDTQRTFVELLTRWLGYELERNQAAEQVLRERDRLDEFAQVVSHDLRNPLNTATARIELLKSETDSEHLPPIERSLDQMERLIDDMLTLARDGQKVKETSEVRLPEPARTAWKTVDPTNVEITVTADDATVLADPGRLRQVFENLFRNAAEHGESATRVEVGLLDDEPGFYVADDGVGIPTGERDQVFEPGYTTQNEGTGFGLNIVKDIASAHDWQVSAAESAAGGARFEIGGVDFVGS; encoded by the coding sequence GCGAACGCGAAGGGCCAGGCGATCCTCCGGAAAAGCGTGGCCGACGATATCGACGACATCGAAGGGATGAACCTCTGGGATTCTGTCCCGGACTCACGGGAGAGCGTGTTCTTCGAGAAGTTCACCGAGTCGATGGTGACACAGGAGCCGGTGACGTTCGAGACGTACTACGCGCTCGTCGATGCGTGGTTCGAAGTCCGGGTGTTTCCCTCCGACTCCGGGCTGTCGGTGTACTTTCGTGATATCTCAGCGTACAAGGAACTCGCACAGGAACGACAGGACAGCCTGTACGCGCTCCAGCAACTCTACTCAATCTCCTCCGACGGGTCCACGGATTTCGACACGAAGACGAACGACCTGCTCGCGCTGGGGTGTGAGTTCCTCGACCTCCCGAACGGGTTCGTCACGAGGATCGAACAGGGCGAACAGTACATCGTCCACTCGGCGGCGACACACCCGGAGGTTCAGGAGGGCAGTTCCTGTCCCCTCGACGAGGCCTACTGCAAGCGGACGATCGAACTCGACGAACTGATGACCGTCGTCAACGCCTCGGACGAGGGGTGGAACGACGATCCGGCCTACGATCGGTTCGAGTTCGAGACGTACATCGGCGGCCGACTGACCGTCGACGGGGAGCTGTACGGCACGCTCTGTTTCGCCGATACGAGGGCCCACGACGAGGGGTTCACCGACACCCAGCGGACGTTCGTCGAACTGCTCACCCGCTGGCTGGGCTACGAACTGGAGCGAAACCAGGCGGCAGAGCAGGTCCTGCGGGAGCGGGATCGCCTCGACGAGTTCGCACAGGTCGTCTCACACGACCTCCGGAACCCGCTCAACACGGCGACTGCCCGTATCGAGTTACTGAAATCGGAGACGGACAGCGAGCATCTCCCGCCCATCGAGCGCTCGCTCGACCAGATGGAGCGACTCATCGACGATATGCTCACACTGGCCCGCGACGGACAGAAGGTCAAGGAGACATCGGAAGTTCGACTGCCAGAGCCCGCCCGGACGGCGTGGAAAACCGTCGATCCGACGAACGTGGAGATCACGGTTACGGCCGACGACGCCACGGTGCTGGCGGACCCAGGTCGGCTCCGGCAGGTGTTCGAGAACCTCTTTCGGAACGCGGCCGAACACGGTGAGAGCGCGACGCGAGTCGAGGTCGGGCTACTCGACGACGAACCCGGCTTCTACGTCGCGGACGACGGTGTCGGTATCCCGACGGGCGAGCGGGACCAGGTCTTCGAGCCGGGCTACACGACACAGAACGAAGGGACCGGGTTCGGCCTGAACATCGTCAAAGACATCGCCTCGGCCCACGACTGGCAGGTCTCAGCGGCCGAATCGGCGGCGGGTGGTGCGCGGTTCGAGATCGGCGGTGTCGATTTCGTCGGCAGTTAG
- a CDS encoding APC family permease encodes MPKDLERDLGLPAVIAISIGAMVGSGIFILPALAVKEAGAGVIVAYLLAGVLVLPAAVSKAEMATAMPEAGGTYVYIERSMGPLLGTIAGVGTWFSLSFKGALALVGGVPYLVLVFDLPVRPVAVGLAALLIVVNIVGAEQTGRLQVGIVAVMLAAMAWFVVGGGPAVETASYGGLWSYGVEGIFAATGLVFVSYAGVTKIASVAEEVEDPDRVIPVAMLGSLGITTLLYVLIVAVIVGVVPLETIAGSSTPVADAADATLGAAGVGAVVLAALLALVSTANAGVLSASRYPFAMARDGIAPRILSTVSDRFTTPVNAITLTGLVMLVLIAFVDILEIAKLASAFKILVFALINVALIGFRESETTAYDPSFESPLYPWTQIFGTVTGFALLTQMGTVAIVGAVVIVAASALWYFGYVRRRVTREGAIRESVRRSVGQQAMERTRTALAETPGETVLVALPEGASAESERSLVTLASTLCPDDGRVVVVQFDEVPDQTPLRYAADVQSVTDAEFERRTDELAADVDVPVEYGELVSHHPDRAVANAVTDLGATLLVVDRDATFESSVFGDSVARIGERADCDTLAVSAGELADIGTVSLVTTRGPYDPLKVRIGDAIASDTGASLRFVYPLAEDNSGEQLRVLREYHDDLVEACSVPTACTFARRDDIDVAVSTDDPEGNLVIHSWEGGLTARRSERERATQAAIDDTGQATVEVHPRTDHGPLRRALDRLVF; translated from the coding sequence ATGCCGAAAGACCTCGAACGCGACCTCGGGCTTCCGGCAGTCATCGCCATCTCGATCGGTGCGATGGTCGGCAGTGGCATCTTCATCCTGCCCGCACTGGCCGTCAAGGAGGCCGGCGCGGGCGTCATCGTCGCGTATCTGCTCGCGGGTGTGTTGGTCCTCCCGGCCGCGGTGAGCAAGGCCGAGATGGCCACCGCGATGCCCGAAGCCGGCGGGACCTACGTCTACATCGAGCGGTCGATGGGCCCGCTGCTGGGAACGATCGCCGGCGTCGGGACCTGGTTCTCGCTGTCGTTCAAGGGCGCGCTCGCGCTCGTGGGCGGCGTGCCCTACCTCGTTCTGGTGTTCGATCTCCCGGTTCGACCCGTGGCGGTCGGCCTCGCGGCGCTGTTGATCGTCGTCAACATCGTCGGCGCCGAACAGACCGGCCGGCTCCAGGTCGGGATCGTCGCCGTGATGCTCGCGGCGATGGCCTGGTTCGTCGTCGGCGGCGGGCCGGCCGTCGAGACGGCGTCCTACGGCGGACTCTGGAGCTACGGCGTCGAGGGGATCTTCGCCGCGACGGGGCTGGTGTTCGTCTCCTACGCCGGCGTGACCAAGATCGCCAGCGTCGCCGAGGAGGTCGAGGACCCCGACCGCGTGATCCCGGTCGCGATGCTCGGCTCGCTCGGCATCACGACGCTGCTGTACGTCCTCATCGTCGCCGTCATCGTCGGCGTCGTCCCGCTGGAGACGATCGCCGGGAGTTCGACGCCGGTCGCCGACGCGGCCGACGCGACGCTGGGGGCCGCCGGCGTCGGCGCGGTCGTGCTCGCGGCCCTCCTGGCGCTCGTCAGTACCGCAAACGCGGGCGTGCTGTCGGCCTCGCGGTACCCGTTCGCGATGGCCCGGGACGGGATCGCACCGAGGATCTTGAGCACCGTCAGCGACCGGTTCACCACCCCCGTCAACGCGATCACGCTGACCGGCCTCGTCATGCTGGTGTTGATCGCGTTCGTCGATATCCTCGAGATCGCGAAGCTCGCGAGCGCGTTCAAGATCCTCGTGTTCGCGCTCATCAACGTCGCCTTGATCGGCTTCCGCGAGTCGGAGACGACCGCCTACGATCCCTCCTTCGAGTCCCCGCTGTACCCGTGGACCCAGATCTTCGGCACGGTGACCGGGTTCGCTCTGCTCACGCAGATGGGGACGGTCGCCATCGTCGGCGCGGTCGTCATCGTCGCCGCGAGCGCGCTCTGGTACTTCGGCTACGTCCGCCGCCGTGTCACCCGCGAGGGGGCGATCCGCGAGTCCGTCCGCCGGAGCGTCGGCCAGCAGGCGATGGAGCGGACCAGAACGGCGCTGGCGGAGACGCCGGGCGAGACCGTCCTCGTCGCGCTCCCCGAAGGAGCGAGCGCCGAGAGCGAGCGGTCGCTGGTCACGCTGGCGTCGACGCTGTGTCCCGACGACGGCCGCGTCGTCGTCGTCCAGTTCGACGAGGTTCCCGACCAGACGCCCCTGCGGTACGCCGCCGACGTTCAGTCGGTGACCGACGCCGAGTTCGAGCGCCGGACCGACGAACTCGCGGCCGATGTCGATGTCCCCGTCGAGTACGGCGAACTCGTCAGCCACCACCCCGATCGCGCGGTCGCGAACGCCGTCACCGACCTCGGCGCGACGCTCTTGGTGGTCGACCGCGACGCGACCTTCGAGTCCTCCGTCTTCGGCGACAGTGTCGCCCGGATCGGGGAGAGGGCCGACTGCGACACGCTCGCGGTCAGTGCCGGTGAACTCGCGGACATCGGGACCGTCTCGCTCGTGACCACGCGGGGCCCCTACGACCCGCTGAAGGTCCGGATCGGGGACGCGATCGCCAGCGACACGGGGGCGTCGCTGCGGTTCGTCTACCCGCTCGCCGAGGACAACTCCGGCGAGCAACTCCGCGTCCTCCGAGAGTACCACGACGACCTCGTCGAGGCGTGCTCGGTCCCCACCGCCTGTACGTTCGCCCGTCGCGACGACATCGACGTGGCGGTCTCGACCGACGACCCCGAGGGCAACCTCGTCATCCACAGCTGGGAGGGGGGACTGACCGCTCGTCGATCCGAGCGCGAACGGGCGACGCAGGCGGCGATCGACGACACCGGGCAGGCGACCGTCGAGGTCCACCCGCGGACCGACCACGGCCCGCTCCGCCGCGCGCTCGATCGACTCGTGTTCTGA
- a CDS encoding Rieske (2Fe-2S) protein, with protein MHQLTTVETVHDEGSFLFTATDPYGDREEVVVVPCEDGVEAWVNTCTHEQQRFDTGRGVPMRDGQLICPRHGSLFDACEGDCDNGEAAGTTLPGVDLAERHGTVFLTDDDYEFHHEGGIDDDDGPSSTSHLQL; from the coding sequence ATGCATCAGTTGACGACGGTCGAGACCGTCCACGACGAGGGGTCGTTCCTGTTCACCGCGACCGATCCGTACGGCGACCGCGAAGAGGTCGTGGTCGTCCCCTGCGAGGACGGGGTCGAGGCGTGGGTCAACACCTGTACCCACGAGCAACAGCGCTTCGACACCGGACGGGGCGTCCCGATGCGGGATGGCCAACTCATCTGTCCCCGGCACGGCTCGCTGTTCGACGCCTGCGAGGGCGACTGCGACAATGGCGAGGCCGCCGGGACGACCCTTCCCGGCGTCGACCTCGCAGAGCGCCACGGCACCGTCTTTCTGACGGACGACGACTACGAGTTCCACCACGAGGGCGGGATCGACGACGACGACGGTCCGAGTTCGACCTCGCATCTGCAGTTGTAG
- a CDS encoding phosphoglycerol geranylgeranyltransferase, translating to MSDWADWDHIVKIDPDKTLVDGETFEDVAATGTDAIEVGGTTGMTEEKMQRVVEACGKYDIPVYIEPSNPASVVHSDRHDGYLVPVVMNAGDVTWITGAHKEWIRIDDEIDWSRTFTEAYIVMNPEASVATYTQADCDLDAEEVAAYAEAAEHLLGQEIVYVEYSGTLGDPEIVAAAADAVDDATLFYGGGIGDYESARRMAEHADTIVVGDLVHDEGVEAVRETVEGARDAHAATADR from the coding sequence ATGAGCGACTGGGCGGACTGGGACCACATCGTCAAGATCGACCCCGACAAGACGCTGGTCGACGGCGAGACCTTCGAAGACGTGGCCGCGACCGGCACTGACGCGATCGAGGTCGGCGGCACGACCGGGATGACCGAGGAGAAGATGCAGCGGGTCGTCGAGGCCTGCGGGAAGTACGACATCCCCGTCTACATCGAACCGTCGAACCCCGCCTCAGTCGTCCACAGCGACCGCCACGACGGCTATCTCGTCCCGGTCGTGATGAACGCCGGCGACGTGACCTGGATCACCGGCGCCCACAAGGAGTGGATCCGCATCGACGACGAGATCGACTGGTCGCGCACGTTCACCGAGGCCTACATCGTGATGAACCCAGAGGCCTCCGTCGCGACCTACACCCAGGCCGACTGTGATCTCGACGCCGAGGAGGTCGCGGCCTACGCCGAGGCGGCCGAACACCTGCTGGGTCAGGAGATCGTCTACGTCGAGTACTCCGGGACGCTGGGCGACCCCGAGATCGTCGCCGCGGCCGCCGACGCAGTCGACGACGCGACCCTCTTCTACGGCGGCGGCATCGGCGACTACGAGTCCGCCCGCCGGATGGCCGAGCACGCCGACACCATCGTCGTCGGCGACCTGGTCCACGACGAGGGCGTCGAAGCGGTCCGCGAGACCGTCGAGGGTGCCAGGGACGCCCACGCCGCGACCGCCGACCGCTGA
- a CDS encoding helix-turn-helix domain-containing protein translates to MRRTTIALAVGLVCCLVFASGLGAAATTGEGGVAATQVAADGVVATNDTGDTSTGVVEETAENTTETVDETTDEKTETTDEDSTTDASRTLTNTSRAPEETVETANQSAETALSPVSNTTADVSANTTVRASTNTTADASLNASAQAAADATARAPPSTPARAPETPRSNASAARGATGPESPGPNRSAGNPSSEANGSAAGPDGSGPPGLGGEMPTPDGKTVAVGVGATVAAGAAGRAYVGATGGSPSAAHGVAQSGVPLVRTAYRDAVDRLWRVLGIAGYALHSGDTLEHDTRADLASAIEDNPGAYLSELADASDASMSTVRYHLKVLEREAVVTPVKIRGKRRYFPGDEPTDELAAALADDATESVLRALATVGPASVSALADELDRDPSTVTHHLDRLQESGLVERERDGRAVVNSLAPTAAAAITPRVGDRGDSTAVGSSPGD, encoded by the coding sequence ATGCGCCGAACGACCATCGCCCTCGCGGTCGGGCTCGTCTGCTGTCTGGTGTTCGCCTCGGGGCTCGGAGCCGCGGCTACCACGGGCGAGGGCGGCGTGGCGGCGACACAGGTCGCGGCCGACGGCGTCGTCGCCACGAACGACACCGGGGACACGTCCACTGGCGTGGTTGAGGAGACGGCGGAAAACACGACCGAGACTGTCGACGAGACGACAGACGAGAAGACGGAGACGACCGACGAGGATTCGACGACGGACGCCTCCCGGACGCTCACGAACACCTCCCGAGCGCCCGAGGAGACGGTCGAGACGGCCAACCAGTCCGCGGAGACGGCGCTCTCGCCGGTCTCGAACACGACCGCTGACGTGTCGGCGAACACGACGGTGCGTGCCTCGACGAACACGACCGCGGACGCGTCCCTGAACGCGAGTGCACAGGCAGCGGCCGACGCGACGGCTCGCGCTCCTCCGTCAACACCTGCTCGGGCCCCGGAGACGCCCCGGTCGAACGCCAGCGCGGCCCGCGGGGCGACCGGTCCGGAATCCCCGGGCCCCAACCGCTCCGCCGGGAACCCCTCCAGTGAGGCCAACGGTTCGGCGGCCGGCCCGGACGGCTCCGGCCCGCCGGGACTCGGCGGCGAGATGCCGACGCCGGACGGGAAGACCGTCGCCGTCGGCGTCGGTGCCACCGTCGCTGCCGGCGCGGCGGGCCGGGCCTACGTCGGGGCCACGGGCGGTAGTCCAAGCGCCGCACACGGCGTTGCCCAGTCGGGCGTCCCGCTCGTCCGCACGGCCTATCGCGACGCCGTGGACCGGCTCTGGCGGGTCCTCGGTATCGCCGGCTACGCGCTCCACTCCGGTGACACCCTCGAACACGACACTCGTGCGGACCTGGCGTCGGCCATCGAGGACAACCCGGGCGCGTACCTCTCGGAACTGGCCGACGCCAGCGACGCCTCGATGAGCACCGTCCGCTACCACCTGAAGGTCCTCGAACGCGAGGCGGTCGTCACGCCGGTGAAGATCCGGGGCAAACGGCGGTACTTCCCCGGCGACGAACCCACCGACGAACTCGCCGCCGCGTTGGCCGACGACGCCACCGAGTCGGTCCTCCGGGCGCTGGCCACCGTCGGTCCCGCCTCGGTGTCGGCGCTGGCCGACGAACTCGACCGAGACCCCAGTACCGTCACCCACCACCTCGATCGCCTGCAGGAGTCGGGGCTCGTCGAGCGCGAGCGCGACGGCCGCGCGGTGGTCAACTCGCTTGCACCGACCGCCGCCGCGGCGATCACACCCCGCGTCGGCGACCGCGGCGACTCGACCGCCGTCGGTTCCAGTCCCGGTGACTAG
- a CDS encoding DUF547 domain-containing protein, which translates to MQPTTAATPTTLSADLLVATRVGDDPAPVLSALAALDEAALAPVREDRRTALAFWLNCYNAGTNLLLDRRPGLYEGRVRSLRFFRAPAVTVGDHPLGLDDIEHGILRGSRSKFGLGYLPRLLPDSFELRYRLADPDPRIHFALNCGAASCPAIRAYDPAAVDDQLDIATQTYLDATVRYDADEGVVRVPRVFRWFPGDFGGRGAIVPFLRRYDQLPADAAPRVRYLPWDWTRTDPAFVD; encoded by the coding sequence ATGCAGCCGACGACGGCGGCGACACCGACCACACTGTCCGCGGATCTCCTGGTCGCCACACGCGTCGGCGACGATCCGGCGCCGGTCCTCTCGGCGTTGGCTGCCCTCGACGAGGCGGCACTGGCTCCCGTTCGCGAGGACCGCCGGACTGCGCTCGCGTTCTGGCTCAACTGCTACAACGCTGGGACGAATCTCCTCCTGGACCGCCGCCCCGGCCTCTACGAGGGCCGGGTCCGCTCGCTGCGCTTCTTCCGCGCGCCGGCGGTCACCGTCGGCGACCACCCGCTCGGGCTGGACGACATCGAGCACGGCATCCTCCGGGGCTCGCGCTCGAAGTTCGGCCTGGGCTACTTGCCGCGCCTGCTGCCCGACAGCTTCGAACTCCGCTACCGGCTGGCCGACCCCGACCCCCGTATCCACTTCGCGCTGAACTGCGGGGCCGCAAGCTGTCCGGCGATCAGGGCCTACGACCCCGCCGCCGTCGACGACCAACTCGACATCGCGACGCAGACGTATCTCGACGCGACCGTGCGCTACGACGCCGACGAGGGGGTCGTTCGCGTCCCCCGTGTCTTCCGGTGGTTCCCCGGCGACTTCGGCGGCAGGGGGGCCATCGTTCCGTTCCTCCGGCGGTACGACCAGCTCCCGGCCGACGCCGCGCCGCGGGTCCGCTATCTGCCGTGGGACTGGACACGGACCGACCCGGCCTTTGTCGACTGA